The Poriferisphaera corsica DNA segment CTTGGGAAAGTGCAACGCGGTGATGTGGTGATGATCTTATCATATGGCGGAAACACGGAGGAAGTTGTGTCGTTGGCGTCACTGCTGAGGCAGGATGATGTGCCGGTGATCGCGATGGTGGGGACGGATGATTGTGAGTTGGCAAGATTGTCAGAGGTGGTGTTGGAAGTGGGTGATATTACAGAAGCATGTCCGTTGAATTTAGCGCCGACAGCTTCAACGACGGCGATGTTGGCGTTGGGGGATGCGCTGGCGTTAACGGTGTCGCGGCGTCGTGATTTTGGGGTAGATGATTTTAAGCGCGTGCATCCGGGAGGTGGCTTGGGCAGGCAGCTGATGCCGGTGGTCCAGGCGATGCGGTTTAAGGTGGGAGAGAATTTGCCGCTGGTGAATGAGGCGGCGAGTGTTCGAGAAGCATTTGAGGAGGCGGACGCATTCGCAGCGAAACGAAAGATCCGTCGGACAGGTGCGATTTTGGTGGTGAATGATATAGGAGAGCTGGCGGGGATATTTACGGATGCGGACTTCAGGCGGTTGGCGATGAAGGGGGCTAATCAAGCGTTAGGTACGATGATTAAGGATGCGATGACGAAAGAGCCGCGAAAGCTGGGA contains these protein-coding regions:
- a CDS encoding KpsF/GutQ family sugar-phosphate isomerase — encoded protein: MTEMPKETCDGVGNKSNDQRFAEEVLRVERETIGRLVLGDAFHAAVKLVLEKTGGWMSGVGGASNGGSLVISGMGKSGLIGQKLSATFASTGTASHFLHPSEAMHGDLGKVQRGDVVMILSYGGNTEEVVSLASLLRQDDVPVIAMVGTDDCELARLSEVVLEVGDITEACPLNLAPTASTTAMLALGDALALTVSRRRDFGVDDFKRVHPGGGLGRQLMPVVQAMRFKVGENLPLVNEAASVREAFEEADAFAAKRKIRRTGAILVVNDIGELAGIFTDADFRRLAMKGANQALGTMIKDAMTKEPRKLGSDSIVRDAVHLVRELRIDEIPVVDGANRPVGLVDVQDLIALKVIEG